The proteins below are encoded in one region of Rhododendron vialii isolate Sample 1 chromosome 7a, ASM3025357v1:
- the LOC131332831 gene encoding uncharacterized protein LOC131332831, with the protein MVQQYIISVIGNGHSTFLCYDNWHPLGPSMAKFGPRIAYDSGIPKEPSMAHMIHNSSWAFPITQMLELNEIKSSLPTIIPSRLRGFDNIRWSLTPNGQFTIASLWDKLRSPFPRVLWNKLIWFSGHIPKCSFITWIAIQNRLSTIDRLKEM; encoded by the exons ATGGTGCAGCAGTATATTATAAGTGTCATAGGTAATGGCCACTCCACGTTCTTGTGTTATGACAATTGGCATCCACTGGGCCCTTCGATGGCCAAATTTGGTCCTAGAATTGCTTATGACTCTGGTATCCCAAAAGAGCCTTCTATGGCTCACATGATTCATAACTCAAGTTGGGCGTTTCCAATTACCCAAATGTTGGAGCTTAATGAGATAAAAAGCTCTTTGCCTACCATTATTCCTTCTAGATTGAGGGGGTTTGATAATATTAGATGGTCACTCACACCTAATGGACAGTTCACCATTGCATCCCTTTGGGACAAATTGAGAAGTCCCTTTCCCAGAGTGTTGTGGAATAAATTGATATGGTTCTCAGGCCATATTCCAAAATGTAGCTTTATCACTTGGATTGCTATTCAGAATAGGTTATCCACTATAGATAG ATTGAAAGAAATGTGA